One Synechococcus sp. CC9605 genomic window carries:
- the rpmJ gene encoding 50S ribosomal protein L36, with product MKVRSSVKKMCDKCRVIRRHGKVMVICANPKHKQRQG from the coding sequence ATGAAGGTGCGCAGCTCAGTGAAAAAAATGTGTGACAAGTGCCGGGTGATCCGTCGCCACGGCAAGGTCATGGTCATTTGCGCCAACCCCAAGCACAAACAGCGCCAGGGCTGA
- a CDS encoding adenylate kinase produces the protein MKNRLLFLGPPGAGKGTQAARLCDANSMKHLSTGDLLRSEVAAGSDLGKEAEAVMNRGELVSDALVLAIVESQMKALTTDGWLLDGFPRTVPQAEALEPLLAELQQPIQAVVLLELDDAVLIERLLARCRADDNEAVIRNRLEVYREKTSPLIRFYSDKGLLVSVPAQGTVEEITKRIDSILG, from the coding sequence ATGAAAAATCGCTTGCTCTTTCTTGGTCCTCCCGGAGCCGGCAAAGGCACACAGGCTGCTCGGCTGTGCGATGCCAACAGCATGAAGCATCTATCCACAGGCGATCTGCTGCGCTCTGAAGTGGCAGCCGGCAGCGATCTGGGCAAAGAAGCTGAAGCGGTGATGAACCGCGGCGAGCTGGTGAGCGACGCCCTCGTGCTGGCGATTGTGGAAAGCCAGATGAAGGCACTCACCACAGATGGCTGGCTGCTGGATGGGTTCCCCCGCACGGTGCCCCAGGCTGAAGCCCTCGAACCCCTGCTGGCCGAATTGCAGCAACCCATCCAGGCCGTGGTTCTGCTGGAGCTGGATGACGCCGTTTTGATTGAACGGCTGCTGGCCCGCTGTCGCGCCGACGACAACGAAGCGGTGATCCGCAATCGCCTGGAGGTTTACCGCGAGAAAACCTCACCCCTGATTCGCTTTTACAGCGATAAGGGTCTCCTGGTTTCCGTCCCCGCCCAGGGCACAGTCGAGGAGATCACCAAGCGGATCGATTCCATTCTTGGTTGA